CCCGGACCACCCGGACCACCCGGACCACCCGGACCACCCGGACCACCCGGACCACCCGGAACATCCGGAACATCCGGAACATCCGGAACATCCGGAACATCCGGAACATCCGGAACATCCGGAACATCCGGAACATCCGGAACATCCGGCATATTCCGGTACGCCCGCGGCATTCGTAGGGTGGACCTTCAGGTCCACCAAACCATCACACGACGATCCACCCCACGATCGCGTTACTGCGTCGGGTCGTCGCCCACCTGCACCAACAACTTGCCGAAGTTCTTGCCGGTGAGCAGCCCCTGGAACGCCGACACGGCGTTCTCCAGGCCCTGCACCACGTCATTGCGGTACTTGAGCTCGCCGCTTTTCACCAGCGGCGCAACCGTCTTGAAGAACTCGCCGCGGCGGTCCGCATGGTCGAACTGGATGAAACCGCGCACGGTCAGCCGCTTGGTCAGGATATGGCGCATGAAGCCCGAGAGCTTGTCCGGGCCGTCCGGTGCGCCGGTTTCGTTGTAGTGGGCGATCAGGCCGCACACGGGGATGCGGGCAAACTCATTCAGCAGCGGCAGCACCGCCGCCTGCACCTTGCCGCCCACGTTCTCCCAGTAGATGTCGACGCCATTCGGACACGCCGCCGCCAGATCCTGTTCGAAGGTCGGGGAACGGTGATCGACGCAGGCGTCGAACCCCATGGATTCGGTAACGAACCGGCACTTGTCCGGCCCACCGGCAACACCCACGGCACGGCAGCCCCAGTGCTGGGCGAGCTGGCCGACCACCTGCCCCACGGCGCCGCTGGCAGCAGAGACGACCACCGTCTCTCCCTTCTGCGGCCGACCGTGCTCCACCATCCCCACGTAGGCGGTGAACCCGGGCATGCCGAGCACGCCCACGGCAGTGCTGATGGGGGCATCGTCCGGGTTCAGACGCTTCAGTCCCTTGGGATTGACGGCGGCATAGGCCTGCCAGCCAGTGTGCGCCAGGGCCAGATCGCCGGCCTGCCAGTCCGGGCTGTGCGATTCCACTACCTCGCAGACCGTGCCGCCTTCCATGACGCTTCCCACTTCCACGGACTGGGCGTAGGACTTGGCGGCACTCATGCGCCCGCGCATGTACGGATCCAGGGACAGGTAGATGGTGCGCAGCAGAACCTGGCCGTCCGCCGGTTCGGGCATGGGCGCGGACTCCAGCTTCAGATGCGATTCGTCGGGCATGCCTTGCGGACGTGCGGCCAGCACGATGCGTTGATTCTCGGCCATTGGTCGCATTCTCCCCCTTGGTATTCGTTAGAGCCTTCGATCGGGATACCGAGCATAGCAGCAATGCCCGGCCGCGCGTGACAGGCTCGCTGCAGCCGCCCTTGATCTGTGTCAACCGCCTGTCCTGAAGGCCATGCTCTACTGCCCGACTTGGCGCGTACGCAATTGGACGGCCCGACAGGCCGCCGGAGGACTCCATGAACGCCTGCATTCAGGACATCATCGTGCCGGTGGACGGCTCGGACCACGCCGGTGCCGCCGTCCGTTACGCCTCGCGGCTGGCACGCACGCTGGACGCCGACATCCATCTGGTGCACGCCTTCCCGGGCTCCATTCAGCACGTGATGGAAACACTCGGTCGCAGCCCGGGGGACGCCAGTGCCGAGCGGCTCACCGCGGAAGCCTTCGAGACCCTGCGCAACGGCAGTGCGCGGCGCGCGTTCCAGCACGCCCGGGAGTACCTGGGGGACGCCGACAACGTCACCGAGCACGTGCTGGACGGCAAGCCCTCTTCGGCCATCGCCGGTTTCGTCGGCGACGGCCACGACGTCCAGGTGGTCATGGGCCGCCGCGGCCTCGGCCGGGTGCAGGAGCTGTTGCTGGGCAGCGTGAGCGAGCGCGTGATCCAGAGCGTCCACCAGCCGGTCACCGTCGTCACCGCCGGGCGGGAATGGGTGGAAGCACCGGACGGCGGCCCATTGCCCCTCATCGTGCCGGTCGACGGCTCCCGCCCATCCGGCAAGGCGGCGGCATACGCGGCGCGGCTCGCCGCACGCAGCGGCGCTGCCATCCATCTGCTCCACGCCTTCCCGGGGCTGCTGGGGATCGACCCGAGTCACAACGCCACGATCTCCACCACGGAGGCGGAGGCCGTCTCCCGGCGCACCCTCAGCCACATGGCACGGCAGAGCGCAGAGGATGCGTTCAGGGCCGCCCGGGACGCCATGGGGGACGCCCCGGCGCCCGGCACGGACGTGGTGCAGATCAGCCGCCACGACAGCCCTGCGCGGGCCATCAATCAGTACGTGCGTGACCTGGGGCCGGCGGAGGTCATCCTCGGCCGGCGGGGCCTCAACCGCATCGAGTCGCTACTGGGGAGCGTGAGCCAGCGCGTCATCCATGGGGCCGCCTGTCCGGTCACAGTGCTCGGGTGAGAAACCGCGCAACGCACGCAGGTCGCAACCGGGTGGAGGCTCACCCGGGCTGAACGGGCGCGCTCAGATCAATCGTTCGTTGCCACCGGGGTATCGTCCCGGCCGCCCCACTCCGTCCAGGAGCCATCGTAGACGGCCACATCGTCCCGCCCCAGACGGTGCAGGGCGAACGCCAGCGCACAGGCGGTCACACCGCTGCCGCAGCTACACACCACCGGCTTGTCCTCCGTGCCCGAAAAAAGCGCGGCGAGGGTGTCCGTGTCGTGCATGCGCCCGGTGGCGGGGTCCACCAGACGATCGGCCGGCAGGTTGCGTGCGCCGGGGATATGCCCACCGCGAACACCCGGGCGCGGCTCCGGGTCACGCCCGGCGAAGCGCCCCTCCGGCCTGGCATCCAGCATGACCGCATCACCGGAGCCGAGATTGGCTTGCACGTCTTCAAGGCGCCACACGCCATCCGGCTGGAACCGCGCCGTGAACACCCGCGGCTCGACGGGCACGTCCCCGGTCTCCAGCGGCTGCCCGGCCTGCACCCAGGCCGGCAGTCCACCATCGAGAATGGACACCTGCCCGTGACCGAAGACCCGGAACATCCACCATGCCCGGGCCGCGGAGAACAACCCACGCGTGTCGTAGATCACCACGTGGCTGTCGTTGCCGATGCCTAGCGCCCCGGCAGCGCGGGCGAAATCCTCCGCTGACGGCAGCGTATGCGGCAGCGTCGCCTCCGGATCCACCACCCGGTCGATATCGAAGAACACCGCACCCGGGATGTGCCCCTGGGCGAACTCCGCCGCCGCATCGCGATTGGCGCCCGGCAGATGCCAGCTCGCATCAACGACGCGAACATGCGGCTCCGCGCGGTTGCGGGCCAGCCAGTCCACGCTGACCAGCGGGGAGACGTCATCAGCGGTCATGGTGATTGCTCCGTTGCCACCTCGGTCAGCACAGGTTAGCACTGACAACGCGGGCCGCGGTCGCCCAGCACTCCGGTACTGGCTACGGATAAGCCATACTCTCTGGCATACTCCCCCGCATGCTCGACGCCCCGGCCCGCCTGACGATTCA
This genomic interval from Aquisalimonas asiatica contains the following:
- a CDS encoding NADP-dependent oxidoreductase, encoding MAENQRIVLAARPQGMPDESHLKLESAPMPEPADGQVLLRTIYLSLDPYMRGRMSAAKSYAQSVEVGSVMEGGTVCEVVESHSPDWQAGDLALAHTGWQAYAAVNPKGLKRLNPDDAPISTAVGVLGMPGFTAYVGMVEHGRPQKGETVVVSAASGAVGQVVGQLAQHWGCRAVGVAGGPDKCRFVTESMGFDACVDHRSPTFEQDLAAACPNGVDIYWENVGGKVQAAVLPLLNEFARIPVCGLIAHYNETGAPDGPDKLSGFMRHILTKRLTVRGFIQFDHADRRGEFFKTVAPLVKSGELKYRNDVVQGLENAVSAFQGLLTGKNFGKLLVQVGDDPTQ
- a CDS encoding universal stress protein is translated as MNACIQDIIVPVDGSDHAGAAVRYASRLARTLDADIHLVHAFPGSIQHVMETLGRSPGDASAERLTAEAFETLRNGSARRAFQHAREYLGDADNVTEHVLDGKPSSAIAGFVGDGHDVQVVMGRRGLGRVQELLLGSVSERVIQSVHQPVTVVTAGREWVEAPDGGPLPLIVPVDGSRPSGKAAAYAARLAARSGAAIHLLHAFPGLLGIDPSHNATISTTEAEAVSRRTLSHMARQSAEDAFRAARDAMGDAPAPGTDVVQISRHDSPARAINQYVRDLGPAEVILGRRGLNRIESLLGSVSQRVIHGAACPVTVLG
- the sseA gene encoding 3-mercaptopyruvate sulfurtransferase, giving the protein MTADDVSPLVSVDWLARNRAEPHVRVVDASWHLPGANRDAAAEFAQGHIPGAVFFDIDRVVDPEATLPHTLPSAEDFARAAGALGIGNDSHVVIYDTRGLFSAARAWWMFRVFGHGQVSILDGGLPAWVQAGQPLETGDVPVEPRVFTARFQPDGVWRLEDVQANLGSGDAVMLDARPEGRFAGRDPEPRPGVRGGHIPGARNLPADRLVDPATGRMHDTDTLAALFSGTEDKPVVCSCGSGVTACALAFALHRLGRDDVAVYDGSWTEWGGRDDTPVATND